A region of the Stegostoma tigrinum isolate sSteTig4 chromosome 5, sSteTig4.hap1, whole genome shotgun sequence genome:
tctctagaCCTCTGTTGCTCCCCAGAATGGCTTGATAATTTACCACTTGTATGCTAATGGTAGACCAACACTTCCCATCCAGAACTACCCTTCTCTGCCTGCCTGAACCCGTTTGCtcactgaacaacttctcttaACTCCCTTCACTTCCTCCAAATTAAAGGCGCTGCTATGGGTACCAACATGGTTGCAGCATATTTTCCGAACATGTgcttaatttttgtttaaatacAACAACAGCCTTTTTTTGTTATGCCAATATTGTAACAATGCTTACTTCCTACACTCGCCTTCAATCATAAAACTTAATTTATTAACCTTGCTATAAATTTCCACCCTTCTCTCACCTACACACAGCTACTTCAGATTTTCTTTCtgaccctcactttatcttcatTTCTGGCTATCACGAAGTATCATCAGCTCACCATCTCGCTCTAACTCAGAACACTTCCTCACATCCAGTCTCCCAATTCCTCTCCCTCATGGCATCTGTTTTGATTATACAACCTTCTAAACCAACAATGTTTTGTCTACCTTGCACCTCAAGCAAACATCCCCTGCACCTACCATGACTGACTTGGCCTTCAACTGTGTTGGAGGACTCATTTTCTGTACTTTACTTTCACCCTGTCACCATCCTGCTTCACAACAGAATGCCCCTGCCGTCAGCTTCTATCCTACCAGCTTCAGTATTCAACAGACCATTCTCTGTCACTTCTACCAACTCCAGAGTGTTGCCAACAAACACAATATATCCTTCCCTCCTTTTCTAGTATTCCAAACAGACAATCCTCTCTGTAATATCTTGGTCCATTCCTCAGTCATCCTGAATGCTCCAAATTTGTTTATTTGGTTCTCCTTGTACCACTCTCTTTAGCTCTGCCTCACCAACTCTATTATCCAATAATAACTCTAAATTTACATCCTATCAGGCCTTCTCTTTTGCTCCGAGGAAGGGCGCCGGACCTGAAACGTAAACttcgttttctccttcacagatgctgctagacctgctgagctttgtcagcaactttgtttttattactaTATCGATACCTGGAATAAGCAGGATTATTTTGTTGTAGATTGGACAATGTTGGGTTGGTTTGCGCTAGAGTTCAGAACAGCCAAGagtgatttcttcaaaatttaagatcctgaatggtcttgccAAGGTGAACCTGTAAAAGACAGGTGATCCCAGATCTAGGGGACACTTTTTAAAAGTAAGGGTTGCCCTTTAAGGACAGAGATGAGGGTTTTTTTAAACCCACTCCCTCAGGGTTGTACAACTTTGGAACTCTTTCCCCCTCAGAAGGCAGTAGTGGCAGAGTTATTGAAAGTATTTGCAGATGACCGATTTCCTTGCCAAACAAGAATCTAACAGATTATCAGAAACAGATGAATTTAGAATTTGGAATAAAAACTAATCAGCGATTATCTGTATTgctgctgctcctaatttgtaagttctttcttaaaataaagcATTTTAAGTTGGCACAAAAATACTTTCTAGTTTGACACAGAAAGTTGACCATTTTGTGAAACATTTCCTTTTCCTGAATGTTCTCCCTTACTAACTCCCCTTGCACATGATAAGTCATTTTGGCAGCAATATTTCCTGTCAAACCATTATCAATGTATTTATTCACTACCAACCAGTCAATGTTCAACTGAGCGAAACGTATATTCCTTCTCTTATTATTCATCACATGCAAATAAACATTTGGCCTCTGCATCGTACTTTACAAAGCAGCACAAATGCGGCTGGGTAGAGTTTGGTGCATCACACTCATGTAACCAGATAAAACTGATACCAAACCAAAAAGGGGGAAAGTCTAAAACACAGGATCGTTTCAAAGGACAAGAGACAAGTAGCGAGGAATAGAGGTTTAGATCAGGACTTTTTTTTACTTAAGGCTAAGCAAGTTGCTTCAGTCAATGGCAGATGTTAAACAGCAGCTCGGACTGACAATCGGTTATGGAAAAAATGATATGGAGGACATCAATCCCCGGATGGTGAAAGACAGCTGCGAGAAAAATACGGACTGCCTCTTTCAAAACTGCATATTAAAACCTGCAGACCAAAACATTTACCATCTGGACTTCCAGGGAATGAAATCTGGGTGTCTTTTTAATATCTTTGACCTTTAGTGGACTCAAAAGTAATGCAAAACTTACTGAAGGTGACTGATATAACAGGCTCCGTCTCATCATGCTTTACATCAGCTACAATCCGGCAATTAGAGTTTGTTAGGCGTGCCTTTTCTGTTCCTACTGCAGCAAGAAATTCCCtacaaaattttgaaaataaaatgtaacTGGGCACAAACtatgcaaataaaaacaaaacagtcttttcatgcttttttttcctgttcaAGTGAGAAATACACTTTCAGAAGTGTAGAAGCATACATTTGCAAGGTCTCACatttgcaaaacattttttttcgcaaaaaaattgcctctttttAGCAGTTAGCAAAATgcactgttttattttaattaacatTACTGAACTCTGAAACACACATGTTCATAGAAATAATGACCAACTTAGAATTTTTAAGAATTCTTTCACAGGGTCTAGGGATTGCAAGGTTAGTCCTCATATATCCCCCCTTTCTAGTTgtccttgaaaaaaaaatgccctgtCTGCAACTGATGCAGTCTTTGGAGGGTAGGTACACACAATGCTGAAAggaagggagttgcaggattttgatacCAATGATAGTGATGGAGCAGCTATACAGCTCTAAGTCAGGATATTGTGTACTTGCAGTGCAACATTTAAAtagtagtgttcccatgcatttgctgcctttgtcctacTAAAATAAGAAAActaagggtttggaaggtgctgccggggtgagttgctgcagtacctcttacagatggtgcacactgctgccacttgTGCATCAGTAATGGAGGAACGAACACTGAAGGTGATAGATGGGATGCCAGTCAAGTTGGTGATTTGCTGTTGATGCTCTTCAAGTGTTATTTTAACTGTACTCATCAAGTCAGCTGGAGAGTATTCCAAACTCCTGACTTGCATTCTGTACAaaaacattgctggagaaactcagcaagtctggcagtattttTAACaggatttgtcctgctctttgTTGTCAGGACACACAGATGCTGTATTGGTACACCTTGGCTAGGGGAGCAAATGGTTAGagtgtcatggagtcatacagcatagaaacagaccctttggtataACTTGCCTATACTgagcaagtttcccaaactaaactagtcccacctgcctgcatttagcccatccctctctaaacctttcccactcatgtacctgtccaaatgttttttaaatgttgtaactatacctgcatctgccacttcctctggcagttcattccacataatgAACCACCCCACACCATGTgggaagaagttgtccctcaggtcccttttaaatctttttcctctaaACTTAAAATTATGCCTATTTTGAACTCTACGGAAAACACTTTTGCTATCACCAAAtctatacctcatgattttaaaaacctccgagatcacccctcaacctcctacgctccagtgtaAAATATCCCAGCTTATCCAACCAGtccttattactcaaaccctccagttctggtAATATCATTGCAAGTCTTTCCTGCACCCACTCCAATTTAATAATCTGTTCCCTACTGGAGGGCAAGCAGAGCCATATACAGTACACCAAAAGTGacttcaccaacattctgtacaacaagcgatatgacattccaactcctctaTCAAATGTCTGACCAACGAAGGTaagcacaccaaacaccttcaccactaccttgtctacctgtgacacaactatCAATGAACTATGGACCTGAACGCCTAGGTCACTATTCTACAATGATCCCCAAGGcattaccattaactgtgtaagtcccaCTCTTGTTTGTCTTACTGCCAGTAAGTTGTAAGGGTCCATAACCCTTGCAGCATTCAATCATTTACCCAACACACCGAGAAAATTGAATTGATTGAAGATTGCATCTATGATGCtagggaaatcagaagggcatTACTCAGTGTTTCTGAACAGGTTTGGACTCCTGGGTTCACGGTCACAGTTGCGTATGGCATAAGCCAGACCATgcagttacagattgtggttgaagaCAATTCTGCATCTGATGCTTTCAGCCCCACATAAATGTCCATTTGTTATGGTATGTTTGTAAACTATCCCATTCAGCCTACATGACAGAGGCAAGTAAAGGTAGGACTTTGGCTCACAATGACTGTGTGATGGGCACCATGACGAAAtttggctttaagaggtgcatttcGTCCTGGGTTTACTTTTGGAGAGGGGTTGGTACAACACAAGCAGCAAAAATGAGTGGTGTTAGGCTCCCAaagaaccagggttttagttcAGTTTCAGTATttgttggggttttgaagctggCTATTGAAGTtgctccgtctctctctctctcagccacaTCTTTTCTCCCGGACTGGAGAAacactgcatgtgagacaatctattttactgaatttgcctttgccaaaagtATGTTTATGAGATATTGctatgttggaacagttgctgtttagtagttaaatcaTCTACTGTTCTGTTAAGATTTCCAATAAAGTTTTTATACTgactcttctttcttttgtttgtattttaaccgtaggataagaataaagtgtgctttgcttAACGCCTAGTAGTGTGACCATCGAATTACAAATGAAATGCAGCACCTTAAACTTGCCTTTATAGAAGATAAAAATTAGGGTCtgggctatctccttgatatatatTAAGGAGGTTTGGTATGGTCGTAGCATCACTCCTAATGATGTCACGGGCATCAGCTACAGCTACATCTGTGAAAGCAAGGTCAATTAAATGTTACCATCTTGTTAATTTTCTGACCTCCTGAGTGAAGAAACTCTATTGTTTAGGACTTGATCAGTTGGTCAGTAGTGGTTCTACTATGCCATTCTTGGTGAGGGATTGAAGTCTCGCATTTCTTTTGGATTTTGTGTTCTTGCCACCCCAAGTCCCATTTACCTGTTGCTATGACAGGATATGCCAAGGACCCTGCGATGATAGTCTTACAGTACGGGGTTTGAAATAGCTTGGGAGACGAACAAGCAGCAATATAAGAGGGAAAAATACTTCATTGAAGAGCCCAGCTCTGGGTAAACAAAATCAAACGTTAGTTGATAAAAATGTCACCAAACGAGCTACTTTTTAAAAGATGGCTCATGTACACCTGATGTACATTCTTGCATGATGAAGGGACAACAATCAAGGCCGGAGTTCAATGGTAACAAAGTAGAGTGTAGAATGAATCAGATAAAGGGTCTATATGACAGATGTCAAATGTTAACACAAGTGAGAACCAAGCTGAATATAGAAAGCTCAGAGAAGAGCTGAGAAAGGAAATACAATTGCAACAACAGagtctgaggaaaaaaaaaagtggtaCCTGACATAAAGGCAGGAATCCAAAGATTTTCTTCTGGCATACAAACAACAACAGGATGGTTAAAGGAGGAGTGGAACCAATTAGGGACCACAAAACAGATCTGGTatctctcagagataatgggaactgcagatgctggagaatccaagacaacaaaatgtgaggctggatgaacacagcaggccaagcagcacctcaggagcacgtgctcttgagatgctgcttggcctgctgtgttcatccagcctcacattttgttgtcttggttaTCTCTCAGATGCTAATTAAGTACTTTGCACTTGTCTTCACCAAGAAAGAAAACAATGCAGTGGTAGTTGACATACCACGTGCATGACAAGTTGATAAAGAACGGCTATTAAAAAGCTGATTGTAAAGACAAGTCGCTAGGGTTGAATGGAATGTATTCAATGGCATTAAGAGAAGTAACTATAATGCCATATGAATTTGGAGGAGTAGAacaatcagcccatcaagcctgttcgtTATGCAATAAGataatcatgactgatccgaTTATCCCACATTCCCAACAGTCCTTGTTAACCTTTCACTGTCTTGCTTGTCAAGAATTTATATACCACTGGCTTTAAAATAGTCGAAGGCTCTGCCTTGGAGAAGCAGGGCTGCAAACACATGACCCTTTGCGAGAGAGCATTTCTCTTCATCGCCATCTTAAatggtgaccccttattctgaaacagAGATCCTGAGTTCGAGATGATCCCACAAAAACATACATCCTTTCACAATGTACCCTGTCAAGACTCTTCAggattttctatgtttcagtcAAGATACTGCTTAAGTAAGGGTGGAAACTGTGCATGTAGATATGGAGGTagctccagaggactggagaactgcaAGTGTTCCACCCTTGTTCAAAGTAGGGCAGTTTAATTTTGTAGTGAGAAAGCTTTTAGAAATTTGAATCCATAACAAAATTAATAGTTGCTTGGACTGGTGCAGCTTAAGACTTGTTAAATGCAAAGTGAGCAGGTGTGATTGCACCTGTAGatagagacaaacagagttaatgttgagttcGATATGACTTTTTTGGAACTGAACAGGTCTGGAAAACTTGTGTTTTATGTTGCAAATAAACAAAGGGGACAGAAAAGAAGGAGCAAATGAGACAGATGGGAAAGATTCTTGAAGGCTGTAAAacatccaagcagaaaatgagctgCTATTCCTCCAGCATGTGTTGGGCTTCATAGAATATTAAAATAGGAACGAGGACGGAACTGGAAGCAAGATGGCATATTGAAATAGCAGGTGGCCAGAAGATCAGGATCATACttgcagacagtgcagagatgtTCATTACAGCAGTCATCTAGTCGCAGTTAGTCCCAAAAAAGTATAAGAGACTATATTATGAACAGTAGATACAGTTGGCTAGACTGAAAGTATAGTGCTCGCGTGAAGCCTTGAACAGTGGGCAGTGAGGAGATAATAAAGAAGTTTTTCCACCTTCTACACTTTGTGATTGCATGGCATGGTGCCATTGAGTGAAGAGGCGTTGAGCACAAGAGGGGCAGTGGGCAGCCCCTGCAGAATGCTAATAGGAGAGTAGGAAGGGAAGAAAAGATATTTTTCATGGTGAAATCTCAtgggggtggtggagggttgcccTTTGAATGCAGAGTCTGATGGCACAGAAGTGAAGACAAGGGCAACTGTATTATTGCTGTGTGTATTTGGGTGGAGTGTAATGGGGAAGGCAACCAGTGAGGGCAGAACTGTGGAAAATGGGTCAGACATAACCAGTCTCATTAAGCAGTGTGGGGAAGAATCCTTAGTTCAACGAAAGTGATGCATTGGTTTTACTGTAACAGATGCAACGGAGACAGAGAAACGGGAAGAATGGTCAATCACGATTCAGATGTAAATCCATATTTTACAGCATTGCTGCCTTCAATCATATCCAATTTTCATCAGTGTAATGACCAAAACATGATTCTTAAGCTTTAGACCTTTTAAAAGATAGTTGAAAGCTGCAAGAGTTATTTAAACAGCTGTTAAGATTTTGGAACAGaagtagtctattcagcccatcaagtcttcaccAAATAAGATCaatatttttccatttaaataatattcagctcctctattcaaCCTGGCAAAAAGGACACAACTTCACATTTCGCCAAATTAAATTCAATCTTCCAAGATTTCCCCCACTTTCTTAACTGTCTTTACCCACCTGCAAAATCTTTGCATCATCTCACCACTCACCTTcttatttttgtcatctgcaaacttcacaattttaaatttattttcctcatCCAAATAAATAATAATGGCCCCAGCACTAATCACTAGTTACTGACTGCCAGCCTGAACATGTCCCCCTTATTGTAactctattagttagccaatcctctttcCTTGATGATATATGACCTCCAATACCATGGTCTCTTAACTTATTAAACAGTGTAATGTGCGGTTCCTTATCAAAAacattctgaaaatctaaatacattTACAGCCACTGCTTCACACTTATCTATCATtgttgttatctcttcaaagaatgctAATAAATTTCTCAGGCTTGATGCCCCCTTCAAGAAGCCAACCATCTAGATAAGTGAGGAGCATCTTTGAGAACAGTCAAATATACTTTTACAGTTAAAAGTAGACATGAATATATGTTAAAAGTGGATAAACATATTGAAAATCTCAATCTGTCCAGGGAACTGGGAGTTAATAAGTTATTTAAATAACctaatatttacatttttaagaAACCTACAGTGTAAAAAGAAAGTGACTGTCATTTCCCTGCTTGGTGGCATAAGCCTGAGGACTATCACTGGATGATTTGCACTGAACAATTCATTCCACAATCTATTATCAGTTTTGTTCCCTAACACTTCAATTTTACTGACTAGGGCAAGTAAATATAATGTAGTTGAGGAAAGTTAAACACATCAAATTTTGGTTTACAGTAATGAGATTTTTCGAAAAAGGATTTCAGCAAGAAGCACTTGGAACTTTATTATATTTCATCTCATTTTGGGCACTGAGGTCTGCTCACAGTATATACAAAGTGAACTGGCATTGAAAATGTAAGGACAAAGTGTGGTAAACAGAGTGATATGGGTGACCAGACCGCCATACCTTGGTAAGTTCACCATTCATCTTCATCCTTGCGTATTCATCTGCAGGCATGTTTGTGACTTTTTATATTTTGGTGCAGTCACCCATATTATTGGCTATAGCCATCCTCACTTAATTTCAGATTAACTCTAAATTCCTCAACATTAGCTCACTTTCTGAACTAAATCCTTAGCGTTGTAAACAATAGTGGCCCAAGCGCATATTCCTCCAGAACACCACTTCCCTTCCGTCCAAAATTATTCCCTTAAATCCTGGTTTGCAGCAATATTTCTCTTCATTTACCTACATAGATCTGACTCCCCATCCTGTGTCTTTGTCAGAAGGCTCTGAGATTTAACTCAAGATTTTTCTGATAGGCCACATATATCACATCCTCTGCATATGGAATCACAAAAGGGCTACACCAGACACCATTCTCCCAGTCATATCCATGGTGGCTCCCTGTAACAGCAATTGACTTAGCATCTTCAGCTTCACTGTGCATAGTTTTTTTCTTTCCAGATAACACAAAAGCAGAGTGAAggcttcagctccactttctttTCCACTAACAGTGCCTGATAAACTAAATGTTtccaattttatttcagattttcagcatattgctttttttaaaagaaatctccAATATCTGCATTGCTATTTAATCTTCCATAGGCATAATCGGAGTGtggaggaagaaaaacagaaattgctgtaaaatctcagtaggtctggcaggatctgtggagagaaagcagagctaactttccgggtccagtgatgcttcttTCAAGTtgccatcagctctgaagaagggtcactggacccgaaacgctaactctgctttctctccacagatgctgccagaccaactgaaattttccagcgatttctggttttgtttcagatttccagcaccggGAGTTGCTTGGATTTTAAAAACGAAAATGAAGGACATATATTGATACTGATATTGATTTACAATAGGAACTCAGACCATTATGGCACCGCAGTTTCCATGCAACTGGATTCATGTCTTCCAGAAAATACAATTAATTCTGTTGAGGAGTCAGTTTGTTTTCACCAAAGGGGCAAACTATCAAACTAAGACAAAAATCACCAGAAGAACGAGTAGGAAATGAAGCTTTATTCTGAGACCTTTCCTACCTGGCGCCGCGAACATTGGACTCAAAGGGACAGAACTGCACAATAACTTCTTTCACGGTTCTCAGGACAACTCGACCCCTAGCCGCCGCCATCTTACGTGCCTCCCAAGAGGCCGGGGCGGGGTGATAGGTACCCGCGGTGCGCTCTGGGAATTGCAGTCCATTTCCTGCcctgggtccaggcccgaaacgtcagccttcccgctcctgtgatgctgcttggcctgctgtgttcatcctgctctacaccttgcgACCTGAAGGTTGCGGTGAGCGTCGGCGATGCGTTCGGACAGGCGGCGGGACGTCATGACGTCAGTATCACCCCCTCTGATGACGCCTGCCTGCCTGCGGCGCTCTGTGTCGGAGCGTGGATCCCGCTGTTCAGGGCAGCGCGTGCGCATGCGTACCCCGCCCCTGCCCAGCTGTTTGTAGCGACTTGGGTGTCGCACTGAGTGTGGGAGGAGCAGAGCCAGAGCCAAGGATCGCAGCAGTGTAGCTGCTGTGGAGAGCCTGGTGGGAACCAAATTATTACAGCTCTGAATGTGTGATCTCTATTCTTCATACAGTTACATATACAGTACGTTACAATTGACTACTTTAGTTGCTGTTTATGTTCGTGCTTAAGCTCTATCAACTTGAGTGTGAAGCAGCTGCGAGATTTAGCGACTTCTTTCATCATTTTtcatggtaagtttttttttcttttaaaatccccTTTGTAAACGTTCAGTTTCGTAGCCAGATTTGTGAAATATGGAAATTATTAGTTGTGCTCAACATCTATTAACTAGTAGCTAGAAAGTCTCATGATTTGATGGTTGTACTCTTCACGCCGGAGATGTACAGATCGTAATACTTTGTCTCGTTGCCTTGAGCACAATGAGAAACTGACATTTGTGGAATTGCTCGAGGCTAAAAATGCTGGGCatttgaaattaaataaaaatgtatgGTATCATACGGTTTATAGTTTGATTTTTAGTGAGTGCGCCAAATACAGTATATTCGCCTTTAGTAACGATAAATCACGCAGTTCGCAAGATAACCTAAATAAATCTTGTGTTTTCATTAGAAAGCGTCAGTTGTCTATGTGACTTGGGTCCAAATCTTCTATAGTTTGTGTAGTGTTGAGCATTATATGCAatgcaaaaatattttatttgcaCTTGAGTTCAGAGGAGGTGTCTTCAAACTTGATTTTAAacgtgattttttaaaaaaatagtttcttCTCCAACGGTTTAGCCAACCTTCAGATAAAGATTTCTTTGATCTCATGTTAAATACCTGTCTTTATCTCACTCTCAATAACTTCGGGATCATATGACCGTGGAATGTTGCAAAACTGATCGTTTAACATAATTATATGTTCGATACCACATTATGTGTTCAAGTGATTTTATTTTGTATGTTGAGTGACAAAAACAAATGCTTGTTTGGGAATTACATGTTTAACTGATATTCCAGGAAATAAATGGCAAGTGATTTTGTAAAATCTGC
Encoded here:
- the mrpl53 gene encoding 39S ribosomal protein L53, mitochondrial — protein: MAAARGRVVLRTVKEVIVQFCPFESNVRGAREFLAAVGTEKARLTNSNCRIVADVKHDETEPVISVTFNDGERLIMKAANLTSREMLSFFHEKCFAKDPQAYEKASKKSH